The following are from one region of the Paenibacillus bovis genome:
- the glmS gene encoding glutamine--fructose-6-phosphate transaminase (isomerizing), protein MCGIVGYIGDKNTQEILVDGLRKLEYRGYDSAGISVFTDSGLQIVKAQGRMANLESKLEQHPLIGRAGIGHTRWATHGKPSDVNSHPHTDEKQKFSVVHNGIIENYLELKDELIRSGIHFVSETDTEVIAHLVAREYEGDIVKAVQKAVTYMRGAFALGVLTEHEPDKLVAVRQASPLVIGVGEGENFIGSDIPAILKYTRNVYILNDGEMAVLTKDAVELMSIEGNFISREMIHVDWDAVTAEKGGFDHFMLKEIHEQPKAYRDTMLGRVNDDGKGVHFSDLKLTAEQIRNIRNVQIIACGTAYHAGLVGRNIIEKLAHIPVETDVASEYRYRSPIVNKDTLVIVVSQSGETADTLAALREAQANGAHVIAITNVVGSSIARDADDVIATLAGPEIAVASTKAYTSQLIAFYLFGLYMAEIRGTQTTEEITRTLAAMDSLPEQVEKVLEMAPEIKEYAEHIAQHKHLFFIGRGVDYAVVQEGSLKLKEISYIHSEAYAAGELKHGTLALIEDGIPVIALATQEDVIEKTVSNIKEVKARGGEVMVVSYEENREDLLKSVDTVMTIPRTLPILSPALSVVVLQLLAYYASLALEHDVDKPRNLAKSVTVE, encoded by the coding sequence ATGTGTGGTATTGTTGGATATATTGGAGATAAAAATACGCAGGAAATTCTGGTAGATGGACTTCGCAAATTGGAGTATCGCGGGTATGATTCCGCAGGTATCTCCGTATTTACAGACAGTGGTCTGCAGATTGTCAAAGCACAGGGACGCATGGCTAACCTGGAATCCAAACTGGAGCAGCATCCACTGATCGGCAGAGCAGGTATCGGACACACGCGCTGGGCGACTCACGGTAAACCATCTGACGTTAACTCCCATCCGCATACAGACGAGAAGCAAAAATTCTCTGTTGTACACAACGGCATTATCGAGAACTATCTGGAACTGAAAGATGAACTGATTCGTTCCGGTATTCACTTTGTATCCGAGACGGATACTGAAGTTATCGCGCATCTGGTAGCTCGTGAATACGAAGGTGATATCGTAAAAGCTGTACAAAAAGCAGTTACTTACATGCGCGGTGCATTTGCACTGGGCGTTCTGACAGAGCATGAGCCAGACAAACTGGTAGCTGTACGTCAAGCCAGCCCGCTCGTTATCGGCGTAGGGGAAGGCGAGAACTTTATCGGTTCGGATATCCCGGCTATTCTGAAATATACACGTAACGTATATATTCTGAATGATGGTGAAATGGCTGTTCTGACCAAGGATGCTGTTGAACTGATGTCGATTGAAGGCAACTTTATTTCTCGGGAAATGATTCATGTGGACTGGGATGCAGTAACCGCAGAAAAAGGCGGATTTGACCATTTCATGCTGAAAGAAATTCATGAGCAGCCAAAAGCTTATCGTGACACCATGCTGGGCCGTGTTAATGACGATGGTAAAGGCGTTCACTTCAGTGATCTGAAGCTGACAGCCGAGCAAATTCGCAATATCCGTAATGTACAGATTATTGCATGTGGTACAGCGTACCATGCAGGTCTGGTAGGACGTAACATTATTGAGAAGCTGGCTCATATTCCGGTTGAAACGGATGTGGCTTCCGAGTATCGTTATCGTTCTCCGATCGTGAACAAAGATACACTGGTCATCGTAGTCAGCCAATCCGGTGAGACTGCAGATACATTGGCAGCACTGCGTGAAGCACAGGCCAATGGTGCTCACGTTATTGCAATCACCAACGTGGTAGGCAGCTCGATCGCTCGTGATGCAGATGACGTAATCGCTACACTGGCAGGACCGGAAATTGCTGTAGCTTCTACCAAAGCCTACACTTCCCAGCTGATCGCATTCTATCTGTTCGGTCTGTACATGGCCGAGATTCGCGGCACACAGACAACCGAAGAGATTACGCGTACACTGGCAGCTATGGATTCCTTGCCGGAGCAGGTAGAAAAAGTACTGGAAATGGCACCGGAAATCAAAGAATATGCAGAGCATATCGCTCAGCACAAACACCTCTTCTTTATCGGACGCGGTGTGGATTATGCAGTCGTACAGGAAGGTTCTCTGAAACTGAAAGAGATCTCCTATATCCATTCCGAAGCTTATGCTGCAGGTGAGCTGAAACACGGTACACTGGCTCTGATCGAAGATGGTATCCCTGTTATCGCTCTGGCAACACAGGAAGATGTTATCGAGAAAACAGTCAGCAATATCAAGGAAGTCAAAGCTCGTGGTGGCGAAGTGATGGTTGTCTCTTATGAAGAAAACCGTGAAGATTTGCTCAAATCGGTAGATACCGTGATGACAATTCCAAGAACACTGCCAATCCTGAGCCCGGCACTGTCTGTTGTTGTACTGCAGCTGCTGGCTTACTACGCTTCTCTGGCGCTGGAGCATGATGTGGACAAACCACGTAACCTGGCGAAAAGCGTAACGGTTGAATAG
- a CDS encoding zf-HC2 domain-containing protein → MDCKLAVSFIHEYLDGDLPDEQANELKQHMAECSECRAVFKELEQTELLLFAVNHRKPPVSDELTDRIMQALPKKKQPPAWTTWLKRHPALTAAAAFFVILLGTLPFWNEGPEMIVKGQNLDQVVIEGNTVIVPEGKTIAGNLTIEKGQAKIYGDVEGDVTVIDGSIFQASTAHISGQVQTVDQAVGWLWYKISTAFSEVASTN, encoded by the coding sequence ATGGATTGCAAACTGGCCGTCTCATTTATACATGAGTACCTGGACGGCGACTTACCTGATGAACAGGCAAATGAGCTCAAGCAGCATATGGCTGAGTGCTCAGAGTGCCGTGCAGTTTTTAAAGAATTGGAGCAGACTGAATTGCTTCTGTTTGCCGTCAATCACCGCAAGCCGCCAGTATCTGATGAGCTCACCGACCGGATTATGCAGGCTCTTCCCAAGAAGAAGCAGCCTCCTGCCTGGACGACCTGGTTGAAGAGACATCCGGCGTTAACGGCAGCAGCAGCATTTTTCGTGATTCTGCTCGGTACACTTCCCTTCTGGAATGAAGGTCCTGAAATGATCGTCAAAGGACAGAATCTGGATCAGGTTGTGATTGAAGGAAATACGGTGATTGTACCGGAAGGCAAAACGATTGCCGGTAATTTAACTATAGAAAAAGGGCAAGCCAAGATTTATGGTGATGTTGAAGGCGATGTAACAGTTATCGATGGCAGCATTTTTCAAGCAAGTACGGCCCATATCTCTGGACAGGTTCAAACGGTAGATCAAGCGGTAGGCTGGCTTTGGTACAAAATTTCAACAGCATTTTCAGAAGTCGCCTCTACTAATTAA
- the sigW gene encoding RNA polymerase sigma factor SigW translates to MVDNLDTRLAKLALKGDQRAFAEIVDLYKDKIFHLGYRMLSNRHEAEDVVQETFLRVYKSLDRYDPKQKFSTWIYRIATNLCIDRLRKRKPSFSLDAELNDQDSTDGYALIPGDERTPESEYLLTETQQLIHQAIDSLPDKYKTVMILRYLQELSLQEISDVMDMPVTTIKTRVHRGREFLRKKLESKL, encoded by the coding sequence ATGGTGGATAATCTGGATACGAGATTAGCCAAATTGGCGCTGAAAGGTGATCAGCGTGCATTTGCCGAAATCGTTGATTTATACAAAGACAAGATATTTCATTTGGGTTACCGTATGTTGAGCAATCGTCATGAAGCGGAAGATGTAGTACAAGAGACGTTTTTGCGGGTCTATAAAAGTCTGGATCGCTATGATCCAAAGCAAAAATTCTCGACCTGGATCTACCGGATTGCTACCAACCTGTGTATTGACCGGCTGCGCAAACGCAAACCGAGCTTTTCACTGGATGCGGAATTGAATGACCAGGACAGTACAGATGGTTATGCATTGATTCCGGGTGATGAACGTACGCCGGAAAGTGAATACCTGCTTACAGAGACACAGCAGCTTATTCATCAGGCGATCGATTCTTTACCGGATAAATACAAAACTGTCATGATTCTGCGTTATCTGCAAGAGCTGTCCTTGCAGGAAATCAGCGATGTTATGGATATGCCGGTAACTACAATCAAAACCCGTGTCCACCGCGGCCGGGAATTTTTGCGTAAAAAGCTGGAATCCAAGCTGTAG
- a CDS encoding CdaR family protein, which translates to MMDKWISNNTVAKVLALVVSILLWIMVHMDNNTLPMQSSASQVGTSVINDVQVQPYGFDEDKYVLKSIEPSTVSIEVRGTRPDLLPSDSYKAKVDLSQIKGAGTVSLPLITDTPASVQYVSSTPSVVKVTIEEKTSNAFVPEIITQGEPAAGYQKGNPVITDGTDKVSVTLPQSRLEDVQKVQGVISVAGATDTVSKTVALAVYDKSGNVMKDAIISPSSVKAEVPIGAATRTLPLNLSYTGQLPDRLVLAGTEVSADQIKVYGSESALAALGDSITASVDLSSIEQAGTVTLTAKLALPEGTERISPSSVQVKIMTEEFSERVIQNIPIGLVGTGSNLEAVITKPQSKQVSLNIKGSPEALQAVKPEDIKATANLSGRGPGTYTIPVQIVLPETVSLTDPGIKLDVTVTITEKADNSGAGNGAADNGSNNGAGTTEEGENESGTGTGNAVPDSSNPEEKPGTDSGTGSEQQPETPPTEGEQPEAGTPPVSSNESTQPTAPSTEENTQPKQGSANQNGETTTSAKAVFTTTYH; encoded by the coding sequence ATGATGGACAAATGGATTAGTAATAACACGGTAGCCAAGGTGCTGGCATTGGTTGTAAGCATACTGCTGTGGATTATGGTCCATATGGATAACAATACTCTTCCTATGCAATCCTCAGCCTCTCAGGTAGGCACCAGTGTAATTAATGATGTGCAGGTACAACCTTATGGTTTTGATGAAGACAAATATGTATTGAAATCGATTGAGCCCTCGACGGTAAGTATTGAAGTACGAGGTACGCGTCCGGATCTTCTGCCTTCGGACAGCTACAAGGCAAAAGTAGATCTGAGCCAGATTAAGGGAGCAGGAACTGTCAGTCTTCCACTGATTACCGATACACCGGCAAGTGTGCAGTATGTGTCTTCCACACCCAGTGTAGTAAAGGTAACGATTGAAGAGAAAACATCCAATGCTTTTGTACCCGAGATTATTACGCAAGGAGAGCCTGCTGCCGGCTATCAGAAAGGCAACCCGGTTATTACGGATGGAACTGACAAGGTAAGTGTTACACTGCCGCAGAGCCGTCTGGAGGATGTGCAGAAAGTGCAGGGTGTGATCAGCGTAGCAGGCGCAACCGATACCGTGTCCAAAACGGTAGCACTGGCTGTGTATGATAAATCCGGAAATGTAATGAAGGATGCCATTATTTCGCCTTCTTCGGTCAAAGCAGAAGTACCGATCGGAGCTGCAACCAGAACGCTGCCGCTCAATCTTAGCTATACCGGCCAGCTGCCGGATCGTCTGGTACTGGCCGGAACCGAGGTCAGCGCAGATCAGATCAAGGTGTACGGATCCGAATCTGCTCTGGCTGCACTGGGTGACTCGATTACTGCTTCGGTCGATCTGAGCTCTATAGAGCAGGCAGGCACTGTCACATTGACAGCCAAGCTGGCTCTTCCCGAGGGAACCGAACGCATCTCGCCTTCTTCGGTTCAGGTGAAAATCATGACAGAGGAATTCTCCGAGCGAGTGATTCAGAATATACCGATCGGCCTTGTAGGCACGGGCTCCAATCTGGAAGCCGTGATTACTAAGCCGCAAAGCAAACAGGTCAGTCTGAATATCAAAGGCTCACCGGAAGCACTTCAGGCTGTGAAGCCCGAAGATATCAAGGCTACAGCTAATCTAAGCGGCCGCGGACCAGGTACGTATACGATTCCGGTTCAGATTGTACTGCCGGAAACGGTTAGCCTGACGGACCCTGGAATCAAGCTGGATGTAACAGTTACAATTACAGAAAAGGCAGATAATTCGGGAGCAGGCAATGGGGCTGCAGATAATGGATCCAATAATGGCGCGGGTACTACCGAAGAGGGGGAGAATGAGTCAGGTACGGGAACAGGTAATGCTGTACCTGACTCCTCGAACCCGGAAGAAAAGCCAGGCACGGATTCCGGTACAGGCAGTGAACAGCAGCCGGAGACGCCTCCGACAGAAGGAGAGCAGCCGGAAGCAGGAACGCCGCCAGTATCCAGTAATGAATCTACGCAGCCCACTGCTCCATCTACAGAAGAAAATACACAGCCCAAACAGGGCTCTGCCAACCAGAATGGCGAGACTACAACAAGTGCCAAAGCGGTTTTCACTACAACCTATCATTGA
- the glmM gene encoding phosphoglucosamine mutase, whose product MGKYFGTDGVRGVANKELTAEMAYQIGRCGGYVLTHGAEKPTVVIGMDTRISGLMLESALIAGMLSIGAHIIRLGVVSTPAVAYITRLLKADAGVMISASHNPVEDNGIKFFGGDGFKLSDETELQIEALMDAEVDELPRPVGAELGTIVNDDTSKYKYLEHLKSTITHSFAGVKIVMDCANGAAYELAPAFFKELGAEVIAIGAEPNGLNINDHCGSTHPEKLKEEVLRHGAQIGLAFDGDADRLIAIDDKGEEVDGDYILCICGDAMNRAGKLKDSTIVSTVMSNIGFYKATEALSLRTAQTAVGDRYVMEEMRRGGYTLGGEQSGHVIFLDYITTGDGILTAVQLVDTLVGSGKSLSELKSMMNKYPQVLVNVRVESKARYEGNTAIAAAVKAVEDQLGSNGRVLVRPSGTESLIRVMAEGPDKNELEQYVAQIVDVVKKELV is encoded by the coding sequence ATGGGTAAATATTTCGGAACAGACGGTGTACGTGGTGTAGCAAACAAGGAATTAACAGCAGAAATGGCTTATCAGATTGGACGCTGTGGCGGTTATGTACTGACACATGGGGCAGAAAAGCCAACCGTAGTAATTGGAATGGATACCCGCATCTCCGGTCTAATGCTGGAATCGGCTCTGATCGCCGGTATGCTGTCTATCGGCGCTCACATTATTCGTCTCGGTGTTGTAAGTACACCGGCGGTAGCGTACATCACTCGTTTGCTTAAAGCGGATGCAGGCGTCATGATCTCCGCTTCACATAATCCGGTAGAAGATAACGGCATCAAGTTTTTTGGCGGTGACGGATTCAAGCTGTCCGATGAAACCGAGCTGCAGATCGAAGCATTGATGGATGCAGAAGTCGATGAACTGCCACGTCCAGTCGGAGCAGAGCTGGGAACGATTGTTAATGATGATACATCCAAATACAAGTATCTGGAGCATCTCAAGTCTACGATTACGCATTCTTTTGCTGGGGTGAAAATTGTAATGGACTGCGCCAATGGAGCAGCGTATGAACTGGCTCCTGCTTTCTTCAAAGAACTGGGTGCAGAAGTTATCGCTATTGGTGCAGAACCGAATGGTCTGAATATCAATGACCACTGTGGATCTACCCATCCTGAGAAACTGAAAGAGGAAGTTCTGCGTCATGGTGCACAGATCGGTCTGGCTTTTGATGGGGATGCGGATCGTCTGATTGCTATCGATGACAAAGGAGAAGAAGTGGACGGTGATTATATCCTCTGTATCTGCGGCGATGCAATGAATCGTGCCGGCAAGCTGAAAGACAGTACAATTGTATCCACGGTAATGAGCAATATCGGCTTCTACAAAGCTACAGAAGCTCTTTCTCTGCGTACAGCACAGACAGCAGTAGGCGACCGTTATGTTATGGAAGAGATGAGACGTGGTGGTTACACACTCGGTGGCGAGCAGTCCGGCCATGTTATTTTCCTTGATTACATCACAACCGGGGACGGTATCCTGACAGCGGTACAGCTGGTAGATACACTGGTTGGTTCTGGCAAGTCACTCAGCGAGCTGAAGTCCATGATGAACAAGTATCCACAGGTACTGGTAAACGTACGTGTCGAAAGCAAAGCACGTTACGAAGGCAATACAGCAATCGCTGCTGCCGTCAAAGCGGTTGAAGACCAACTGGGCAGCAACGGACGTGTACTGGTACGCCCGTCTGGCACAGAATCTCTGATCCGTGTAATGGCGGAAGGCCCGGATAAAAACGAATTGGAGCAGTACGTAGCCCAGATCGTGGATGTTGTCAAAAAAGAACTGGTATAA
- the cdaA gene encoding diadenylate cyclase CdaA: MEYFADLTWKDSIKDIIDILIVTYIIYQLILLVRGTRAVQLLKGILVLVVIWALSTWFDLYTLKWLMNQAFTFGVLAVFIIFQPELRRGLEQLGRGKIFGRTIAEDEEITRMINEVIKSVNYLSRRKIGALIVFERTTGLNEYTESGIKMQSVVSSELLINIFIPNTPLHDGAVIIQGQQISAAACYLPLSENPFISKELGTRHRAAIGISEVGDALSLIVSEETGQVSLAMNGQVIRDINEESLISKLHEALKPNVTTKEKKSLFWKRKGDNKDDGQMD, translated from the coding sequence ATGGAGTATTTTGCGGACTTGACTTGGAAAGATTCCATTAAAGATATAATCGACATATTGATTGTAACGTACATCATTTATCAGCTCATTCTTCTGGTACGTGGTACCCGGGCAGTGCAGCTGCTAAAGGGTATTCTCGTGCTTGTCGTCATCTGGGCGCTGAGCACCTGGTTTGATTTGTATACATTAAAATGGCTGATGAACCAGGCATTCACTTTTGGAGTGCTGGCCGTGTTTATCATTTTCCAGCCGGAACTGCGCCGGGGTCTGGAGCAGCTCGGACGTGGTAAAATCTTTGGACGTACAATAGCAGAAGATGAAGAAATTACCCGCATGATCAACGAAGTGATCAAGTCTGTCAATTATCTGTCCAGACGAAAAATTGGCGCATTGATCGTATTCGAACGGACAACAGGATTAAACGAATATACCGAATCAGGTATTAAAATGCAGTCTGTAGTCAGTTCGGAGCTGCTTATCAATATCTTCATACCGAATACGCCGCTGCATGATGGCGCCGTGATTATACAGGGGCAGCAAATTTCGGCAGCAGCCTGCTATCTTCCGCTGTCCGAGAATCCTTTTATTAGCAAAGAGCTCGGAACACGTCACAGGGCAGCGATCGGTATCAGTGAAGTAGGCGATGCGCTGTCGCTGATTGTATCCGAGGAAACCGGGCAAGTATCCCTTGCAATGAATGGACAGGTTATTCGTGATATCAACGAAGAATCTCTAATCTCCAAACTGCATGAAGCTCTCAAACCCAATGTAACGACCAAGGAGAAAAAGAGCCTGTTCTGGAAGCGAAAGGGGGATAACAAGGATGATGGACAAATGGATTAG
- a CDS encoding sensor histidine kinase: MTIKQRLVISNILMVVIPVFISVIIILSGKLLSDQYWKSIDESENSAYADPSRLLNVTKQLIREQPHPDSNQVRKLNEYLNKNSMKLSIYSASSQKQIYNFGMLDIDADNKMMKIIWTLQGEASLSLEKESVYTQPVQVDGDRYIVSIFSKYDRYNSIDDNYELYSFLSNIFLVLLGLGTIITVIFTNRFLTHFVFRHIRQPLDNLVHAVHEIRDGNLDAHIHYPNNDEFAAVCKDFNDMAVQLKQSLQLIQRQEENRKELLASISHDLRSPLTSIRAYSEGLLDGVASTPESRQKYISMIKTKAEDIDRMVSKIFLFSKLDMGDYPYDPEVLDVHQELLSLIRATAEEYRTRGLDIEMDISDAPAAIVADQVQLDSIFTNILENSLNYKDKERCLIRISTRLQQDQLLITLTDNGPGVPEESLGKLFDAFYRSDPSRNLPHKGSGLGLAITAKAVERMGGHIEARLASTGGLCIEIILPVLQQEDL; this comes from the coding sequence ATGACAATTAAACAGCGCTTGGTGATCTCTAACATTCTTATGGTTGTAATACCTGTATTTATTTCTGTCATTATTATTCTGTCCGGCAAGTTACTGTCCGATCAGTACTGGAAAAGTATTGACGAGAGCGAAAACAGTGCCTATGCCGACCCCAGCAGACTATTAAATGTCACCAAGCAACTGATTCGTGAACAGCCCCATCCCGATTCCAACCAGGTCCGGAAGCTAAACGAGTATCTGAACAAAAACTCCATGAAATTGAGCATCTATTCCGCTTCGTCCCAAAAGCAGATCTACAACTTTGGTATGCTGGATATTGATGCGGATAACAAAATGATGAAAATCATCTGGACACTCCAGGGAGAAGCCAGTCTGTCACTGGAAAAGGAAAGCGTCTATACCCAGCCTGTCCAGGTGGATGGAGATCGTTATATCGTCTCTATTTTCAGCAAATACGACCGCTACAATTCGATAGATGACAATTACGAACTATATAGCTTCCTTAGTAATATTTTCCTTGTACTGCTGGGACTGGGGACGATTATTACTGTTATTTTCACCAATCGGTTTCTGACTCATTTTGTATTCAGGCATATTCGTCAGCCGCTCGACAACCTGGTCCATGCCGTTCACGAGATTCGGGACGGAAACCTGGATGCACATATCCATTATCCAAATAATGATGAATTTGCTGCGGTCTGCAAAGATTTTAACGATATGGCGGTCCAGCTCAAGCAATCGCTGCAGCTGATTCAGAGGCAGGAAGAGAACCGCAAGGAACTGCTGGCCAGCATCTCCCACGATCTGCGTTCGCCGCTTACTTCGATTCGTGCGTATTCCGAAGGATTGCTGGACGGTGTTGCCAGTACACCGGAGTCCCGTCAAAAATACATTTCGATGATCAAAACCAAAGCCGAGGATATCGATCGCATGGTATCCAAAATATTCCTTTTTTCCAAATTAGATATGGGTGATTATCCATATGATCCCGAAGTACTGGATGTTCATCAGGAGCTGTTGTCCTTGATTCGGGCGACTGCTGAGGAGTATCGGACACGAGGTCTTGATATTGAAATGGATATCTCCGATGCTCCGGCTGCGATTGTAGCCGATCAGGTGCAGCTGGATAGTATTTTTACGAATATTCTGGAAAACAGCCTGAACTACAAAGACAAGGAACGCTGCCTCATTCGGATCAGTACCCGGCTGCAGCAGGATCAGCTGCTCATTACGTTGACCGACAATGGTCCCGGGGTACCGGAAGAATCGCTGGGCAAATTATTTGATGCTTTTTACCGCAGTGATCCTTCACGCAATCTTCCCCACAAGGGCAGTGGTCTGGGACTCGCTATTACAGCCAAAGCCGTAGAACGCATGGGTGGTCATATTGAAGCCAGGCTGGCATCTACAGGCGGTCTCTGTATCGAGATTATACTGCCAGTGCTTCAACAGGAGGACTTATAA